A stretch of Tissierellales bacterium DNA encodes these proteins:
- a CDS encoding aminotransferase class V-fold PLP-dependent enzyme, whose protein sequence is MIIKIETEVENVYYFDYSATSYPKPKRVVDKMVEVITEYGANPGRSGHRLALEAGRGIYETRERLANFIGAKNPMDIVITRNATASLNLAIKGLLKKGDHVITTTMEHNSVLRPIMKLKDSGIVEATILEADEKGHIDLEELKSSIKNNTKLVVTTHASNVMGTIFPIESISKIVHEKDVLYLVDAAQSAGYLAIDVEKMDIDLLAMTGHKSLLGPQGTGALYIREGIILDSIEEGGTGSKSYEFTQPEIYPDKFESGTPNTPGIIALGEGLKYIEEIGLEKIANHKWEMTKRFLQGIKDVEGIKVYGPDLSEKRAPVVPINIGEEDSSSISYILDDEFDIATRPGLHCAPLAHKSIGTFEQGVVRFSFGHGTTAEEIDYAIDVLKQIAENYNQNLEEQL, encoded by the coding sequence ATGATAATAAAAATTGAGACAGAGGTGGAAAACGTGTATTATTTTGATTATTCAGCAACGAGTTATCCAAAACCAAAGAGAGTTGTTGACAAAATGGTTGAGGTCATAACAGAATATGGTGCAAATCCAGGACGTTCTGGTCACAGATTAGCACTAGAAGCAGGTCGTGGTATTTATGAAACTAGAGAGAGACTTGCAAATTTTATTGGTGCGAAGAATCCTATGGATATAGTTATTACTAGAAATGCAACAGCTTCTTTAAATTTGGCTATAAAAGGATTATTAAAAAAAGGAGATCATGTTATAACGACAACTATGGAACATAATTCTGTTTTGCGCCCCATAATGAAGCTCAAAGATAGTGGGATTGTAGAAGCTACTATTTTAGAAGCTGATGAAAAGGGTCATATTGACTTAGAGGAGCTTAAATCATCAATAAAGAATAATACAAAATTGGTTGTTACCACGCATGCATCAAATGTTATGGGAACTATTTTTCCTATAGAGAGCATATCGAAAATAGTACACGAAAAAGATGTACTTTATTTAGTTGATGCAGCACAATCAGCAGGATATTTAGCTATTGATGTAGAAAAAATGGATATAGACCTTCTTGCAATGACGGGGCATAAGAGCTTATTAGGGCCTCAAGGGACAGGAGCACTTTATATTCGAGAGGGAATTATATTAGATAGTATAGAAGAAGGTGGTACTGGTAGTAAATCTTATGAATTTACTCAGCCAGAGATTTATCCAGATAAATTTGAAAGTGGAACACCTAATACACCGGGAATAATAGCATTGGGCGAAGGGCTTAAATATATAGAAGAGATAGGACTAGAAAAAATTGCTAATCATAAATGGGAGATGACAAAGCGGTTTCTACAGGGAATAAAGGATGTAGAGGGGATTAAAGTTTATGGTCCTGACTTATCGGAAAAAAGAGCTCCAGTTGTACCTATAAATATAGGCGAAGAAGATTCATCCTCAATAAGCTATATATTAGATGATGAATTTGACATAGCTACAAGACCTGGATTACATTGTGCACCACTAGCACATAAAAGCATTGGAACATTTGAGCAAGGCGTCGTAAGATTCAGTTTTGGACATGGGACTACAGCTGAAGAAATAGATTATGCTATAGATGTATTGAAGCAAATTGCGGAGAATTATAATCAAAATTT